A genomic stretch from Peptococcaceae bacterium includes:
- a CDS encoding LCP family protein codes for METEKEINLPRLARRKRSGLTPAGLVLAAALFLLCACLGFWGARLLFDPLVPPDKKGEEQPLYSSQDILNILLLGIDQRENEPARADTIILASINIKEKAIHLLSIPRDTRVDIPGKGVTRKINYAHAVEGAELTVKTVEKFLDLPVHYYVETNFAGFSSIIDILGGITINVEERMYLPEEGIDLKAGLQKLDGRDALSYVRWRGDGHGDIGRIERQQKFFRALADQALTFSTIWKIPDLLEELNKQVKTDMPVQKMIALANRFRDVKEIKLEAFIVPGQADDINYGASYWIADEKALTALLEKIYGKKTG; via the coding sequence ATGGAAACAGAAAAAGAAATAAACCTGCCGCGCCTGGCCCGCAGGAAAAGATCGGGTTTAACCCCGGCAGGCCTGGTCCTGGCAGCCGCACTTTTCCTGCTCTGCGCGTGCCTGGGTTTCTGGGGCGCGCGGCTCCTGTTCGATCCCCTCGTGCCTCCCGATAAAAAAGGCGAAGAGCAGCCCCTCTACAGTTCGCAGGATATTTTGAACATCCTGCTCCTGGGCATAGACCAGCGGGAAAACGAGCCGGCCCGGGCGGACACGATCATCCTGGCTTCCATCAACATAAAGGAAAAAGCGATCCACCTCCTTTCCATACCCCGCGACACCAGGGTGGACATACCGGGCAAGGGGGTTACCCGCAAGATCAACTACGCCCACGCCGTGGAAGGGGCCGAGCTGACGGTCAAAACCGTGGAAAAATTTCTCGACCTCCCGGTCCACTATTACGTGGAGACCAACTTTGCGGGTTTCAGCAGCATCATCGACATCCTCGGCGGGATCACCATCAACGTGGAAGAGAGGATGTATTTGCCGGAAGAGGGGATCGACCTGAAGGCCGGCCTGCAGAAACTGGACGGCCGGGATGCCCTTTCATACGTGCGCTGGCGCGGCGACGGGCATGGCGACATCGGCCGCATAGAGCGGCAGCAGAAGTTTTTCCGGGCCTTGGCCGACCAGGCCCTGACCTTCTCCACAATATGGAAAATACCGGACCTGCTGGAGGAACTGAACAAACAGGTGAAGACCGACATGCCGGTGCAGAAAATGATCGCCCTGGCCAACAGGTTCCGCGATGTGAAAGAAATAAAGCTCGAAGCGTTCATCGTCCCGGGACAGGCCGATGACATAAACTACGGTGCGAGCTACTGGATAGCCGACGAAAAAGCCCTTACCGCCCTGCTGGAAAAAATCTACGGGAAAAAAACGGGCTAG
- a CDS encoding LCP family protein codes for MRKSTLFKTAVVLAAVLCLGYLAFDRYFRLPYPKTLSEKRGQGGESGAKPEFDRFNVLVLGLDGRQGVNDRADTIILASLDGEKKEAQLLSIPRDTRVRIKGSWDKVNAAYAYGGVELTKKTLSDFLDVEIDRYVLADFKSLVKLVDELGGIEVDVPVRMYVPLEGIDLQPGRQHLNGEQVLAYTRFRGTSEGDIGRVKRQQQVITLLAEKVLKAQNLAKLPQFISIFQKDVKTDLTVKEMGALARIAPEVLEKGISTCVLPGENKKIDGLWYWEPDMPALRELLAIPLSTAQVARK; via the coding sequence ATGCGCAAATCAACACTGTTTAAGACGGCTGTCGTCCTGGCGGCCGTCCTGTGCCTGGGTTATTTGGCCTTCGACAGGTATTTCCGGCTCCCCTACCCCAAAACCCTGTCTGAAAAAAGGGGCCAGGGCGGCGAAAGCGGCGCGAAACCGGAGTTTGACCGGTTTAACGTCCTGGTGCTGGGTCTCGACGGGCGGCAGGGAGTTAACGACCGGGCCGACACGATCATTCTGGCTTCCCTGGACGGGGAGAAAAAAGAAGCCCAGCTCCTTTCCATACCGCGCGATACCAGGGTCAGGATCAAGGGCTCCTGGGACAAGGTCAATGCCGCCTACGCATACGGCGGCGTGGAACTCACCAAAAAGACCCTCTCCGATTTTTTGGACGTGGAGATAGACCGCTACGTGCTCGCGGATTTCAAAAGCCTGGTCAAACTGGTGGATGAATTGGGCGGCATCGAAGTGGACGTGCCGGTGCGGATGTACGTGCCCCTGGAAGGGATTGACCTGCAGCCCGGCAGGCAGCACTTGAACGGCGAGCAGGTCCTGGCTTACACGCGCTTTCGGGGGACCAGCGAAGGGGACATCGGGCGCGTAAAAAGGCAGCAGCAGGTGATCACCCTGCTTGCGGAAAAGGTGCTGAAGGCCCAGAACCTGGCAAAGCTGCCCCAGTTCATTTCCATATTCCAGAAAGACGTGAAAACCGACCTGACGGTCAAGGAAATGGGCGCCTTAGCCCGCATCGCTCCCGAGGTGCTGGAAAAGGGCATTTCCACCTGCGTGCTGCCCGGCGAAAACAAGAAAATCGACGGGCTCTGGTACTGGGAGCCGGACATGCCCGCTCTCCGGGAACTCCTGGCCATACCTCTTAGCACCGCTCAGGTGGCGAGAAAATGA
- a CDS encoding copper amine oxidase N-terminal domain-containing protein: protein MKKSPAVAVFLALLLLALPLLAQEQLMTKHYFDNWLITATSPLEERIKALQASFAQMQRDVKEMRSRLMTEIRIVIGQASASIDGRPVGLDVAPVIVNGRTMVPLRFVGEAFGALFSWDEKSRRVTCSLDDTTIELFIDRKTALANGKNVSLDAAPFIAGGRTMVPLRFIGEHMGASLEWDPESKTAAVFR from the coding sequence ATGAAAAAAAGCCCAGCCGTCGCCGTTTTCCTGGCCTTGCTGCTCTTGGCCCTTCCCCTTCTGGCCCAGGAGCAGCTCATGACGAAACACTATTTTGACAACTGGCTGATAACGGCCACCAGCCCGCTCGAGGAGCGGATAAAAGCGCTGCAGGCTTCTTTTGCCCAGATGCAGCGTGACGTAAAGGAAATGAGAAGCCGGCTGATGACGGAAATAAGGATTGTCATCGGCCAGGCGAGCGCCTCCATCGACGGCCGGCCGGTTGGCCTGGACGTGGCGCCGGTTATCGTCAACGGCCGGACGATGGTTCCCCTGCGCTTCGTCGGGGAAGCCTTCGGCGCGCTTTTTTCCTGGGATGAAAAGTCCCGCCGGGTTACCTGCTCACTGGACGATACCACCATAGAGCTGTTTATTGACCGGAAAACGGCCCTCGCCAACGGGAAAAACGTTTCCCTGGACGCCGCCCCGTTCATTGCCGGCGGGCGGACCATGGTGCCTCTCCGCTTTATCGGCGAGCACATGGGGGCCTCTTTGGAATGGGACCCGGAGAGCAAGACCGCTGCCGTGTTCCGCTGA
- a CDS encoding rod-binding protein, with the protein MMINSLAGSSPAAASIETGVREKESGDFQRIIRQVQQEKDDKKLKEACRDIEAVFIHLMLRQMRSAIPQGGLLPESSAAKMYRDMLDESYSSLIAGSRDSLGLADMLYRQLKEQAGESK; encoded by the coding sequence ATGATGATCAACTCACTTGCCGGAAGCTCTCCTGCCGCCGCGAGCATTGAAACGGGCGTGCGGGAAAAGGAGAGCGGCGACTTTCAAAGAATAATCAGGCAGGTCCAGCAAGAAAAAGACGATAAAAAACTGAAAGAGGCCTGCCGGGACATCGAGGCCGTGTTCATTCACCTCATGTTAAGGCAGATGCGGTCGGCCATCCCGCAGGGCGGCCTGCTGCCGGAAAGCTCCGCCGCCAAAATGTACCGCGACATGCTGGATGAATCCTACAGCAGCCTGATTGCCGGCTCGCGCGACAGCCTGGGCTTGGCCGATATGCTGTACAGGCAGCTGAAAGAACAAGCGGGCGAAAGCAAATAA
- the flgG gene encoding flagellar basal-body rod protein FlgG, protein MMRALFIASSGMQAQQLNIDVIANNLANVNTIGFKKSRVDFQSLLYQTIRPAVASESGFFNPNGLEVGCGVRAACTINDFSQGNPQETENPLDLCIEGRGFFMVELPGGRVGYTRGGTFRIDSRGYLVNSSGYPLLSSKGNTNAEGSLQVEGKQMKYIKPDTDTNTVSISLDGIVSTEKVGADNAAAPVIELATFPNPAALESVGGTTYVANEVCGKAVVGSPADPGMGFLRSGFLESSNVKIVEELVKMIIAQRAYEINSKSIQTSDDIMGLTNNLKR, encoded by the coding sequence ATGATGCGCGCGCTTTTTATCGCCAGTTCGGGAATGCAGGCGCAGCAGCTGAACATCGACGTTATCGCCAATAACCTGGCCAACGTCAATACGATTGGCTTCAAAAAAAGCAGGGTGGATTTCCAGTCGCTGCTTTACCAGACCATAAGGCCGGCGGTTGCCTCGGAAAGCGGTTTTTTCAATCCGAACGGCCTGGAAGTGGGGTGCGGCGTGAGAGCCGCCTGCACCATCAACGACTTTTCGCAAGGAAACCCCCAGGAGACGGAAAACCCGCTGGACCTCTGCATTGAGGGGAGGGGATTCTTCATGGTCGAACTCCCCGGCGGCAGGGTCGGCTACACGCGGGGCGGGACTTTCCGCATCGACAGCAGGGGTTACCTGGTGAATTCCAGCGGCTACCCGCTGCTCTCCTCAAAAGGCAACACAAACGCGGAGGGTTCCCTGCAGGTCGAAGGGAAACAAATGAAGTACATTAAGCCCGACACCGATACCAACACCGTGAGCATCAGCCTGGACGGGATAGTTTCCACCGAAAAGGTGGGCGCCGATAATGCGGCCGCGCCGGTGATCGAACTGGCGACCTTCCCCAACCCGGCGGCGCTGGAATCGGTGGGCGGCACCACCTACGTGGCCAATGAAGTGTGCGGGAAGGCGGTCGTGGGCAGTCCCGCCGATCCGGGCATGGGCTTTTTGCGCTCCGGTTTCCTGGAGTCGTCCAACGTAAAAATCGTGGAAGAACTTGTTAAAATGATCATCGCCCAGCGGGCCTACGAGATCAATTCCAAATCGATCCAGACCTCCGACGACATCATGGGCCTGACCAACAACCTGAAGCGCTAA